Proteins co-encoded in one Ananas comosus cultivar F153 linkage group 15, ASM154086v1, whole genome shotgun sequence genomic window:
- the LOC109721075 gene encoding uncharacterized protein LOC109721075, whose amino-acid sequence MRGVKRFGVQEKLSPRFVGPFEILERVGAVAYKVALPPRLAGVHDVFHVSNLRKYVHDPEHILEYVPTKLQEDMTYEKFPAFIVDREVKKLQNREIPYVKVHWCEHDDQENT is encoded by the coding sequence ATGCGCGGTGTTAAGAGATTCGGTGTTCAGgaaaagctaagtccccgatttgtcggaccatttgagatcttggagcgggtCGGTGCGGTGGCTTACAAAgtggcattaccaccgaggcttgcgggagtgcacgaCGTGTTCCACgtatccaatctccgcaagtatgttcatgatccggagcacattCTCGAGTATGTGCCGACcaagcttcaagaggatatgacctATGAAAAGTTTCCGGCTTTCATCGTTGATCGAGAGGTGAAGAAACTACAGAATCGagaaattccgtatgttaaagttcATTGGTGTGAACACGACGATCAGGAAAACACATAG